TCGTCCTCGTCCCCGGCGGCCCTGACGCGCGGGTGGCCATGAACGACCCGGAGATCCTCGACTGGCTCCGTACCGCCGACGCCACCAGTACCTGGACCACCTCCGTCTGCACCGGCTCGCTGATCCTCGCCGCGGCGGGCCTGCTCAAGGACCGCCGGGCGACGACGCACTGGCTCGCCTTCGACGAGCTGAGGGCCCTCGGCGTCGAACCCACCGGCGAGCGGGTCGTCTTCGACGGCAAGTACGTGACCGCCGCCGGGGTCTCCTCCGGCATCGACATGGCGCTGCACCTGCTGGGCAGGATCGCCGGCGACGAGACCGCCCAGACGATCCAGCTGCTCACCGAGTACGACCCGCAGCCGCCGTACGACGCGGGCTCCCCGGAGAAGGCCCCGGCCGCGATCGTCGCGTACTGGCGAGACGGCGGCGACAAGGCCGCCGCGCAGGAGCGGTGATCAGAGCCCGTACGTGAAGCGGGGCGCGCGGCGCTCCAGGAAGGCGGCGACCCCCTCCGCGGTGTCGCCGCTGCCGCGCGCCTGCTCCGCCCAGTGGGCGTCCCGGTCCACGCGTCCGTCGGCGAACTCCTTGGCCGCCGCCTGGGTGAGCAGCGAGCGGGAGGTGAGGACCCGGCCGAACTCGGCCACGCGCTTGTCCAGTGCGCCCGCCGGGTGCACCTCGTCCACGAACCCGGTCCGCAGCGCCCGCTCGGAGTCCATCAACTCACCCGAGAACAACAGGTACTTGGCGGTGGAGGGGCCCACGAGCGCGGTCAGTCTGCGGGTCGACGAGGACGGATAGACGATGCCGAGCTTCGAGGGCGTGATCCCGAACCGGGCCCCTTCCTCGGCGAATCGCAGATCGCAGGCGCCGGCGAGCTGGCTGCCACCGCCGACGCAGAAGCCCCGGACGGCCGCGAGCGTCGGCTTCGGGAAGGCCGCGAGCGCCTCCTCCGCCCGTACCGCGAGACTCTGCTGCTCGTCGCCGGGCTCCCGCAGCGCCGAGATGTCCGCCCCGGCGCAGAAGGTGTCGCCCTCACCGGTCAGGACGAGGGCCCGCACCGCGCGGTCGGCGGCAAGCCGGTCCAGCACCCCGGGCAGCGCCCGCCACATGCCGACGCTCATCGCGTTGCGCTTCGCGGGGTTGGCGATGACGACGGTGGCGACCCCGTCCGTGACGCTGTGCTTCAGCTGCGGCTCCATGGG
Above is a genomic segment from Streptomyces sp. NBC_00094 containing:
- a CDS encoding DJ-1/PfpI family protein, whose protein sequence is MQIAVLLYDRFTTLDAVGPYELLARLPGAETVFVAKETGPVRNDQGSLALVADRTLAEVPRPDIVLVPGGPDARVAMNDPEILDWLRTADATSTWTTSVCTGSLILAAAGLLKDRRATTHWLAFDELRALGVEPTGERVVFDGKYVTAAGVSSGIDMALHLLGRIAGDETAQTIQLLTEYDPQPPYDAGSPEKAPAAIVAYWRDGGDKAAAQER
- a CDS encoding enoyl-CoA hydratase/isomerase family protein, whose translation is MEPQLKHSVTDGVATVVIANPAKRNAMSVGMWRALPGVLDRLAADRAVRALVLTGEGDTFCAGADISALREPGDEQQSLAVRAEEALAAFPKPTLAAVRGFCVGGGSQLAGACDLRFAEEGARFGITPSKLGIVYPSSSTRRLTALVGPSTAKYLLFSGELMDSERALRTGFVDEVHPAGALDKRVAEFGRVLTSRSLLTQAAAKEFADGRVDRDAHWAEQARGSGDTAEGVAAFLERRAPRFTYGL